The following is a genomic window from Candidatus Riesia pediculischaeffi.
TTGCCAGAAGTAAGGATCTTTTAAAATTTTAAATAGCTCTACATTTATCCCATCCAAGATAATTGCAGACAAAGGAGAGATAAAAAACACAATAGATATTAAAATGATTATTTTATTAACGATACTATCGTGATAAATATGAGAACAATATCTATTGTGAGACAGTTCTTCGTAATCATTTTCAATCATCGGAAATATGTTTATTTTTTGCACAAAAGTAATCAATAATAAACAACACATCATCTGAACAAATGTTAGAAAAGCAGCTTGAAAATAGTTGGGTCCAAAATTTATCATCTGATAAATAGCCAGCTCTATCGTTGTAGAAGATGGTCCTCCACCGACAATCAATATAATTGAAAAATTAGAAAAAGATAATACAAAAATTAAAATAAAAACTGGAACGATTTGACGTTTTAGATAATACCATTCTACTCTGATGAAGTATTCTAAATGTCTCATTCCGAGTTGATCAATGATTTTCCATTGATCGCTAGAGATGATACGAATAGATCTCAGCAAAAGTTGTATAGCAAATGGCAAATTAATAAACACATTGGTCAATATAACCCCATTGAATCCATATGGATTAAAAGAATATTCAAATTTGATAGTGTTAAAAAATTGAGAGATCCATCCTGAACGACCGTACACCATCAGCATACCAATGGTGATAATTGTTGTCGGCAATACAAAAATAGTTGAACTCAATTTTAGGAATATATTGCAAAAAAAGTTGTTTCGAAAATATGATTTGGATAAAAGAAGCGCTATCAGAACCGATAGTAAAGCAGATAAAAACGCCTGAAAAAAAGTAAATTTGATAACTTTCCATAAATATGTATTTATGATGATATTTCGTAGACTCACATCTTCAGGATGTGATAAGAGCACAAAAAAAACTGAAAATACAATAGATAACATTAACGAACATATTGTGATTCCAGGTAATAAAATAGGTTTTACCATTGAGTTAGTGCTAACAACCATTCTTGAACCCATTTTTGACAATTTTGATCAGTTTCTTGTATATCAAATTGAAGGATTTTCTTTGGTTCTGGGATAGAATTATATACTTCTGGTAGTTCAGTGTCGATAGAAGGATACATCCAGTTATATATTGATAACATTCTCTGTAACTTTGGAGAAAGTATGAATTCAATAAATTTTTCAGCGAGTCTTATGTTTCGACTTTGTGAAAGTATTCCAACTAATTCTGTCTGTAAGTAATGTCCTTCCTTAAACATAGCGGACGAATAATTGTAATTTTTTTTGATCAAAAAATGACCCGGAGAAGAACTATAGCTCAATAAGAAATCTCCTTCTCCTTTTAAGAAGAGTTTGTATGATTCGC
Proteins encoded in this region:
- a CDS encoding ABC transporter permease subunit; amino-acid sequence: MGSRMVVSTNSMVKPILLPGITICSLMLSIVFSVFFVLLSHPEDVSLRNIIINTYLWKVIKFTFFQAFLSALLSVLIALLLSKSYFRNNFFCNIFLKLSSTIFVLPTTIITIGMLMVYGRSGWISQFFNTIKFEYSFNPYGFNGVILTNVFINLPFAIQLLLRSIRIISSDQWKIIDQLGMRHLEYFIRVEWYYLKRQIVPVFILIFVLSFSNFSIILIVGGGPSSTTIELAIYQMINFGPNYFQAAFLTFVQMMCCLLLITFVQKINIFPMIENDYEELSHNRYCSHIYHDSIVNKIIILISIVFFISPLSAIILDGINVELFKILKDPYFWQSFWNSAVIAIGSSSLCTLFAIIFLWSSRELYFQKMFFLYRSFKMISMTLIVLPNTSLVISLSHLLNDFLIIRSPYPLIIFINALMFVPYSIKMLEIPMNDTFQYYNNLCLSLKITGLNRFFVIEYDKLSYDIKKSFVLSCAFSFGDISTLTIFEENQFSTLPYYLYDHLNHYCVKEASSTSLLMLFFYMILFLSLRKSFQKKYD